Proteins from a genomic interval of Oreochromis aureus strain Israel breed Guangdong linkage group 6, ZZ_aureus, whole genome shotgun sequence:
- the map1lc3c gene encoding microtubule-associated proteins 1A/1B light chain 3C, which translates to MAPREKSQPHSKPFKLRKSLATRKQEVAGIRAKFPNKVPVIIERYDKEKYLPPLDKTKFLVPHELTMTQFVTIIRNRMALLPSQAFYLLINNSGLASMSLTMAQVYKEHQDEDGFLYMTYASQEMFGR; encoded by the exons ATGGCTCCGCGCGAGAAAAGCCAGCCGCACAGCAAACCGTTCAAGCTGAGGAAGAGTTTAG CCAcgaggaaacaggaagtggcgGGCATCAGGGCCAAGTTCCCCAACAAGGTCCCG GTCATCATCGAGAGATACGACAAGGAAAAGTATCTTCCTCCGCTGGACAAAACTAAGTTCCTGGTTCCGCACGAGCTCACCATGACGCAGTTCGTCACCATCATCAG gAACCGCATGGCGCTGCTGCCCAGCCAGGCCTTCTACCTGCTCATCAACAACAGCGGGCTGGCCAGCATGTCGCTGACCATGGCTCAGGTGTACAAAGAGCACCAGGATGAGGACGGCTTCCTCTACATGACCTACGCCTCGCAGGAGATGTTTGGACGATGA